The genomic DNA GCCATTTGTTGTAGGGTGTCAGATTGGGAGTAGGCTTGACACTGCCGGTGGAAGTGATGCTAGAACTCGATATGAAGGATCGCTACTGCCTGCAATAGAAATACATTCTTCCATTCTACCAGATTGGGCTACACCGGGAACTGTAGATCTATCGCCATTGCAGCCAAATCAAGCGCAAACAGGGAggccacaaaaaaacactttaatAGCAAGAGCTTTGATGCCGATTTCCGATGAAGGTTCCATGCGCTATCCTGATTCACCGATAATCATTATCAATGGTCGAcagcataaataaaacaaaaatgcattcaaGGCTCGTAAATGTACAAAACCGGGATTTTAATTAGAGATGCTTCATGCAAGTGGCCTTTTATTAAATACTCGCGAAGGTGGAGGATTGATGTGGGTTGTATTCTAGCTGTTGATGGCTAATTTATTTCAGGTGTGGTAATTAGTCATAACTCCATTTTTGATAAGCTATTTTCACAAAGCATCGAATCAAAAACGAATTATTTTGCGTGTAGcacttttacttttttcaCCAACAATTCGAAGAAAACACAAGTACACACAGGTTTATTTACACCGCCGCCAACCGATTGAACTTGCTTTACGTGAGTGTTTATATTGTTTGTTGCCATGATGTTGCACTGAACTGCTTTTGGTTGAATTCACTGTCCAGCATAATAAACCCGTTTTGCCACAAAAGCTTTACCGTCAGTCTCATACCAGCGgcgtttaattgaattttatttttcaaattctCTTCCAGCAGATTAACCCTTTAACGATCATCCAGATAACAGTGCGTAACTTTTGGTACAACTTAAAACACACGCTGCTGTACTACCTTTCGTCCGCATCGGCACACTTTTCATAGATCGCTCGATCAAAGACAGATGATACATTCATTGTCAATTGATGGTTTCatgattttttcatttcatcattGATGTTACTAACACGTAGTGGCATGATAAGTACGATTGGATAGAAATGATGTGCATGAGCAGTATAGCCGTAAATAAAGGTGGTATGGGTAGCATTAGCATTACGGAATTCATTAAAGACTTATTTAGAGAAAGCGTTAGTAACACACAAGTACAGTAGAACCCTGCAGGTAAGAGGCGTCACAAATACTGCTGTTTGACTACATATCGCTGCGGCGTTTGGAAAAAGAAACCGATCAAACTCGGAAGTCCCAAAGATTCCTGAAACCGATAGAGCAGGAACGATCAACTCCGCGATCTCCAATGCTTTCCTTACTCCACCTTATATTCCCCACTCAATTTTTCTGATTCACATGAAAGACTAATATACCTATCTCTACCTCTCCCATAGTGCATCGATTGTAACGGAtgcattttttcccccaattCCTCCTTTTCGGTTACGGTGTAATCACAAAGACAGAGTGCGTAACTGTGCTCTTCTATCTCGCTATCGTTTGACAACGTTTGGCTCTGTTGCATTCACCTCCTAAAAAATACATCTGTAATCCCTCAATTACAGGTAAAGGTTATCCCCGATGGTCAAATTATACAAAAGCCCGCTAACTCCAGCACAAAACTGCCAAGCCGCATCGCTAGCCTATCTTCCCACTCCACCACCGCTGCACTAGCTAACGAAATCGAtatcgacgacgatgacgatgccggtgccgatgatgatggcagTAGTAGAGTCGCGATCAAGTCCACCGACCGTCAGTACGATCGGGAAGACGCGGAAGATTACGTCGAAAATGAGCtgcagctggaggaggcccaACGCAAGCTGTCGGCGGCAGCGATCGGCGGAGCGAAACGGTCGAGCGGGGGCACCGAAAAACAGATCGCTCCCGTGTCGTCCGGTTTGATGCAGAGCCACATCGACATCGACACACCGGGCCATCGGGTGCAGGACGTGCCGTCCGCCGTGACCGTGTCCATATTCAGCGCACTGTCCGAGATCCTTTCGCAACCTACCGAAAGTTTACAATTTTTGTCCTCCAGCACCGATGCACCCACTTCTACGTCTGCATCTTCAACAAGCACCACTTCAACTTctaccacaaccaccaccactaccactaccactaccaccaccaccaccaccaccactacgacTCCGCCTCCTCCATCACCAGAATCGTCTTTACTTTCTAGCAAGAGCAACGACAAGGTACTGGAAATGGTGGGCATCCGTTCTGCCTTTGCTTCCGACGTACCGCCTGTGAGCGCGGGCGATACGTTTGTACATACTGCTATCAGCTATCTGGCCCCAGCTACCGATAACccgaatgtaaataaaaccgATCTAACCATTGCAAGCACACGGATCGCGGAGGGGAACGTGACGATTAGGCAACACGCGTTAGCAAGTTCGGGAGAGACCGCATCGACACAGGCGACGCCCGGGTCGTCCGAGCTGGAAGCAGAAACGAACTGCGATCACTGCGCGGAAAACGATATCGAAAACCGAATTCTCGCGGATGCGTTCCCTTGGGAGGATGAGGACCGATCGCTGGTGGGCAGCACGGTTAGTGAGTCGTTTCTTGCTACTGCGCCCACCGTGCCCGCCGGCTCATCGTTCGACGCTCGTGTCCTGCTGAAGGGTaccgctgctgatgctgatgctgatgttgTTCCTTTATCCATTACACAGAGACCGTTAGTGCGTGCAGCAGAAACGGAAGCGATGGAGACTGTGACAGCGACACCGACATCGACGccgactactactactactaccacacCACTGCTCACGACCGCGAATGCGATCGAAGAACGGGACCTCCCGGAAATGACTACCACTGTGCCAACCATCCCTACAACCAGCGCTGCAGACCGTGCTGAATCCGTGTTTATTGTAACCGCTTCAAATAACGATGGCTTACTAATAGACGATGCTTCTGCTTCGACCACGACCTCATTTTCGGAACACCTTACCACAACTCCTTACTACAAACCCACCTTTCCAACACATTCCTCGACCACTGAACAAACCACCGCAACCGATGTGAGCGACCTTATGGAtggtaccaccaccatcaccaccaccgatttAGCCAAAATTGGAACCGAACCGTCGTCGTCCGAATCCGTCCACACTGCTTCGACAACCGTAGTTGCTTACACTAATCATAGTTCCACATCCGGCGAGCTCGGCAATGCTCCGGTGGTAGATCCACGCCGCCCATCGACCAGTAGTAGTACACCATCCATCATCACTCCCATCATCACCCCAATCgcttccaccaccactacatctaccaccaccaccaccacaaccaccactgGTTCGAATCAGACGAGCTCCACCGCATACGTTACGTCACCACCAATGACCGTAAGTAAGACACTTCACTCTTTCCCATCCGTTTCCGATCTGCTGGCTCGGCTCGGTTTTGCCAAATCTCTCGAAACTACCACCGACGCGTACCGACCGAGATTCAAAATGCGCATACCGGTCCGGCCAATTGGTTTCCAAGATCCGGCGCCCTCTCGCAATAGAACTTCGCTTGCCTCGTACACGACTATGACACTGTCGAGCACCACCGACACTACCGTTCGGGACAAACCGATGGCGAGGTCCTCTACTCCCGTAACGTCCTCtagcaccactaccaccaccaccacgtcCACTGCTACCACCGCTAGTCCTGTGGCGAGCACACCCCATCCGGACAGGAAACGATCGCGCGGGATCGTCGTGTACGGCATTCTGCCAAACAATACCGTCATACGGCGGGTTATCGGTGGggacgatgatgaggatgtACAGACGACGACGGAGAACGTGCGGATCGTGTATGGGATCTTTCCGAACGGGACGGTGGCAAAACGCTACCCGAACGGTACGATCGTGCCCGAGGTGAAGCGCCACAAGCACCCGGTGGAAGTGACCAACATCGATCCGCGTGAGCTGCGCAACCCCAACAGTGCCATCTATCGCACCACGGAACTTCCGCCACTATTACGATCCTTGGGtagcaccaccatcagcactaCCACATTCACCAAGCCAACTGTCCCAAGCACCACCAGTATTAGCAGCACCACGGCGAAGAGTCCGGTTGTCAATagtaccactaccactactactacctctactactactaccgatCTACCTTCTAGTACCACTTTTTCTACCACAATGAACCAACCCACGGTACTTGAATGCTCATTCCGATTGCTCCTTATTTGCTAGAATGCGTTGATCTGTTTCCCATTCTTGCCATACCTTCTTGCTATCTAAATCTCGATCCCGGCCGCATCtaacagtagtagtagttggcAATACAATTTGCGTATCTTTCGCAATTGTTCTTCCACCGCCTGGACATGGTTGTCTTTGTAGAAGTAGTTTTGGCGGactgtattaaaaaaaaaaaatacaccaaaATTTACAACCAAAAATGCCGGAGAGTCCTCTCGCGTCGGAAAAATGTCCCGACACTCCCGATACATCTCCCCAGCATGGCCAGATAAGCCATGTGTAGCCATGTTGCATGCATGAATTTACTGGTGGCTGACAAATGTTCCTAAGCGCTCTccttctgtctctctctctctcgctctctctctgtcccttCTTGCTCACCTGTTTTTTATGAGTGGCTCTTGATCTTGCTTCTTGATATGGACTTTACTGTTTTACTGCTGCGCTTTATTTGTAGAGTACGAGGCTTCGTGAGTACTATCGCTTTTTGCACGTAACTCCCAGCTATGGTTTGCTCTCACATTCGCCTGTGTATTAAGTGCATTAGCGTATAGTCGAAAATTGACATACATTTTGCGTTACCACCAACAGGGTACGACGACTATTATCGAAATATTGCGCAAGTACAACGAAGAGAACCAGCTGGATGCGAAGGTGAAGTCGGACAATGTTTTCAGTTTGGCTGGAGGCAAAGCTAAACCAACAAACAGGACGAACGGACTTACGGGGCCGGTTAccacacaagtttcttcgatGGAAAGTTCAACTGTAAGTAGCACGACATGGCAAATCCTTCTCAATTGCAGCACTAAAAGGGGCCTTTTTTGCGATCCTTGGCAGATTGGCGGAGTTCATGAAGACGTGCGTGTCTCACGGCCCAACGCACCGGACCTGGTGTATCGATGGAAACCGATCGTGACGACCAGTAACGAATTGATTCCTACTACCACCAGCGAGGCATCGTTCACTACCGGATCCGCCACACCGAGTGTGTCCGAGAATACCGTCCCGGATATGGTCGGTGTTGGAAAGGGAAACTTTGGTTCGGAAGGATTACAGTTGGACAGCGCCGAGGACGCGTTCACTCTGCCCAATAGCGACCAAAATAGTGACGAGCTAACGCTGGAGAAAGTTAGCGATTTAGGTGCTAAGATTGAAGGGATTTTGTCTCCCATTTCCGAGCTTAACCTGCTTTCGACGTCAAGCGCACAGTCTCCGGTGGATGACACTACTTTATCAACCACTGGGAGGTCAATGATCAGCTCGATTGTTGAGAGCACAGTACCGTTCCAATGGCCAACcagcccaccaccaccaacaacaacactccGGGCACCTATTACTAGCACCACTTCTAGCtccacaagcagcagcagtagcaccacAACGACAACCACCACAACGGCGTCTCCTGTGACCAGGACCACTGCGATCCCAGCGACAACTAGAAGTACGACACGCAGCAAACCGACCGCTGTCGTGTATCCTTCCACTACACAAAGAACTCGCACGACGACGTTCTCGGATGCGGATGATTTAGCTTTCTTGGTAAGGAGTATAGTAGTCGGTCCACAAACCAGTCCAATAATAATTTTTACCTCTCCCCCCAGCGTCAATTGGCAAGATTCTTGAACGGAGGACAATCGTCTAACAACAATGGTAGAAAAAcgaccaaaaaacctacaacaactaccactaccactacaACGActtctaccactactactactactacaacgcCAAAACCTACCACGACCACgaccactactaccaccaccagcagcacgacCACACCCAACCCCACAACGACGCCCGGCCTAAGCACCGTCATCATTGATAAGGATGATCCAGCCTTTCTGAACGACGTGGTACGTAAcaagtttttccctttttgcaaGCTTCAGTCCCGGGTGAGCTTAATGCCGAGATTTTACTTTCCAGCGTAAATTGCCCAACTTTGCCACACCGAATCCCCTCGTCGATACGCCGCTGGCTAACCGAATCCTGCAGCTAGCGATACAGCGCGATCCCAAGAGCATTGCGCGATTGCCCTTGAAAACGGGCAACGAGTTTCCATCGTACGAGAAGCCACCGCCGCCACGGGCCACCGAGAGTCAGCCGAAAGAAATGGCCAAACCCACCGTTGCCACCCTGTCGCCGGAGGAAATAGAGCACACGAAGAAGCAGCTGGACCGGGAGGTGCAGCAGTACAACAATGATTTGAAACTTCTCTCGAATCTGCTGGGACGGCCCATTACGGAGAAAGATATACCGAGCCTTACCAAGCAGCTTGGAACAGGTGGCTCCGGCCCATTGTTCGCGAATGCTGGACTTTCGGGGGTGCGCGCGCCAACGACGAGgccgccgacgacgacgacgacgacgaagacgaccaccaccaccacgcgcAGACCAACCTCTACGGCTGACGGTGAGCTGTTGAAGCAGCTGCTTCTtacccagcaacagcagcacaatAGCAGCCCGGCAGTTATCGAGCGGCCAGAGTTTTACGGTAAAACTAATGAAGCAATTTTGGCCGCCGTACTGAAGCAGCGCGGCATAGGGCCGGCCAACACGAACGGAAACATCGAGGACATTTTGGCGCAAATATCGCCCGGCGTACGGACGCAGCCTACACTGCCGCCGATAGTCATCACAACACCGCGACCCACGCCAAGACGCGTGCGTCCTCCCCAGCCACCACCGTTACGCTCACAAAGCCCAATCCTGGATGGGTTGAGCTGGCTGTGGCGCGagtggcaggcgacagctccGCAGCCACGTAATCGCGTTCCCGGCGCTGGAGCTAGCGCTACTCCAAACGCCGTCCGTGTGGGAACGTTTGGATTGAGCGGCGGCGCTGGcgttggcggtggtggaggacGTACGGCTTCCCTAACCCAATCGTACAGCGATGAAGGACTAGACCCGGACGCGGTAAGACATTTCCCGCTCCCCTCAGTGCACCTAAAAGCAATCGAGAATAGGCATATTGAAGTGAAAGTTTTCTCATTGCACAGAAACCAATCAACCCCAGCGTGACGGAGGAGCCGGCTTCCTTGTTCGGCGGGTTTGGCATCAATCCCGGAGGACAACTGTTGAATGCTGCGATCGGTGTGACTCGTGCCGTATCGCAGTTTCTGGGCGTAGCGCTACAGGTAGGTTTGTGGCCGAGGCCAGCACGCCATTTGTTCTCCCTTTCTTAACCGAAAAAGACATAAAAAAGACGAGAGGACGAAAAAGTTATTCCTTTAAACAATGATCACAAATCGCACAAAACTTTCTGCCACGAGTTACCATTCTTTCTTTCGCGCAGGGAGCAGCCAAATCGTTTACTTCCGCCTTTCGGCCACAACCGCTCGGCGCCGGCGAACCGACGGCGGCGGACGACCTGAGCTACTACCGGTACAGTGGGAGATAGTAATGACTCAGACGAAGATTTGCGGAAGAATGCTACGCTACGCAAAAGAACTCTGCCCAACTTCCTATAGACAGACAATTGGGATCGATACCGGATACCGGTCGGATTCTTGGCGCAGCACATCCGATGTAAATAGCTTTTCGCAGGGGGAAAGCtggaaaaaatttaattaaaaataatgccCGGTGAATGAATGCAATCGTTTTCCGGTTTCGCCGGTAACAATTCAATTAACATGCGGTAGATGAGTATAAGATGC from Anopheles stephensi strain Indian chromosome 2, UCI_ANSTEP_V1.0, whole genome shotgun sequence includes the following:
- the LOC118517671 gene encoding mucin-19-like isoform X3, with product MLRLCSPFMAYRGSVRFTSGSQSVESQNVRELSSSSGEEPATAPRARSVRRRPTSTATTLPVESFTKATGKERRRGFRDESTTPSTSVDNVDVLGSSSRTAGVNPRPKQNSAFSLRSEIIAQNAFERRIDSGGEQAKENLPASRRRGKSRNLESEPLATVSSSDVASERGQTKRVNALTTLSPNHSNEVLREELRAPAQRFSLRGATKGSNPAAAAARRDEGSSEENYPEPFKQLLKAQLNDDKLKTVYVKNLETTATKKLPERRKIQSATVASTPVPSTAEPSVTANKSNQDGAARRVQQPKRPVIRENKFQQQRTTVALPKYSEETVRSSQFSETNNTSSETVLQTVRSSSKSGSSSETSAEQLLSVRQLSVRARYSERKEQSSKERFSNAAKASTEVEEIKPTTGPSVRRGVIEARKRVANPVDRQQSRGAVRVLSTTTPGPTTTVKLITPRPVRTYTRKQNTLSYLTSTTTEATTTTRKPFSPAPRAGSLTQRKSPERSASRYSTERSVSTVTADDRVNDIGNSREVTQTAADELEAGPQQISLLYTNPVEYLRRKQNLATSTKSSPVKSTASTTRSSESFTKAPVKHVGRKVSLPTTTRPPVARVTGSKSSSSNGLKRLSSYSSIRSNKKPAVYTPTIPTFTTLSTVKVIPDGQIIQKPANSSTKLPSRIASLSSHSTTAALANEIDIDDDDDAGADDDGSSRVAIKSTDRQYDREDAEDYVENELQLEEAQRKLSAAAIGGAKRSSGGTEKQIAPVSSGLMQSHIDIDTPGHRVQDVPSAVTVSIFSALSEILSQPTESLQFLSSSTDAPTSTSASSTSTTSTSTTTTTTTTTTTTTTTTTTTTPPPPSPESSLLSSKSNDKVLEMVGIRSAFASDVPPVSAGDTFVHTAISYLAPATDNPNVNKTDLTIASTRIAEGNVTIRQHALASSGETASTQATPGSSELEAETNCDHCAENDIENRILADAFPWEDEDRSLVGSTVSESFLATAPTVPAGSSFDARVLLKGTAADADADVVPLSITQRPLVRAAETEAMETVTATPTSTPTTTTTTTPLLTTANAIEERDLPEMTTTVPTIPTTSAADRAESVFIVTASNNDGLLIDDASASTTTSFSEHLTTTPYYKPTFPTHSSTTEQTTATDVSDLMDGTTTITTTDLAKIGTEPSSSESVHTASTTVVAYTNHSSTSGELGNAPVVDPRRPSTSSSTPSIITPIITPIASTTTTSTTTTTTTTTGSNQTSSTAYVTSPPMTVSKTLHSFPSVSDLLARLGFAKSLETTTDAYRPRFKMRIPVRPIGFQDPAPSRNRTSLASYTTMTLSSTTDTTVRDKPMARSSTPVTSSSTTTTTTTSTATTASPVASTPHPDRKRSRGIVVYGILPNNTVIRRVIGGDDDEDVQTTTENVRIVYGIFPNGTVAKRYPNGTIVPEVKRHKHPVEVTNIDPRELRNPNSAIYRTTELPPLLRSLGSTTISTTTFTKPTVPSTTSISSTTAKSPVVNSTTTTTTTSTTTTDLPSSTTFSTTMNQPTGTTTIIEILRKYNEENQLDAKVKSDNVFSLAGGKAKPTNRTNGLTGPVTTQVSSMESSTIGGVHEDVRVSRPNAPDLVYRWKPIVTTSNELIPTTTSEASFTTGSATPSVSENTVPDMVGVGKGNFGSEGLQLDSAEDAFTLPNSDQNSDELTLEKVSDLGAKIEGILSPISELNLLSTSSAQSPVDDTTLSTTGRSMISSIVESTVPFQWPTSPPPPTTTLRAPITSTTSSSTSSSSSTTTTTTTTASPVTRTTAIPATTRSTTRSKPTAVVYPSTTQRTRTTTFSDADDLAFLRQLARFLNGGQSSNNNGRKTTKKPTTTTTTTTTTSTTTTTTTTPKPTTTTTTTTTTSSTTTPNPTTTPGLSTVIIDKDDPAFLNDVRKLPNFATPNPLVDTPLANRILQLAIQRDPKSIARLPLKTGNEFPSYEKPPPPRATESQPKEMAKPTVATLSPEEIEHTKKQLDREVQQYNNDLKLLSNLLGRPITEKDIPSLTKQLGTGGSGPLFANAGLSGVRAPTTRPPTTTTTTKTTTTTTRRPTSTADGELLKQLLLTQQQQHNSSPAVIERPEFYGKTNEAILAAVLKQRGIGPANTNGNIEDILAQISPGVRTQPTLPPIVITTPRPTPRRVRPPQPPPLRSQSPILDGLSWLWREWQATAPQPRNRVPGAGASATPNAVRVGTFGLSGGAGVGGGGGRTASLTQSYSDEGLDPDAKPINPSVTEEPASLFGGFGINPGGQLLNAAIGVTRAVSQFLGVALQGAAKSFTSAFRPQPLGAGEPTAADDLSYYRYSGR